The Vitis vinifera cultivar Pinot Noir 40024 chromosome 18, ASM3070453v1 region TTTTTGCAACCTAGGACCATTGCTTACTCGAATTGGTTGCTGTTTAGCAAGGCAATATTTGTTTCCTGAGCCCTGtcaaaaatagtaaataagagCCTAAATAGATCGTCAGATAAGTACCTTAAGTTTGATCTAAAGACACGCATGTTCTAGATATAACTGATGAAATGGCATAATGCAGAAAATAATATGCCAGAAAAACCTGAAAACGGTAATACCGGATCCTCCattgtaagaaaaaaaactcaGAGGACAGGACCTATTTGCTAActgtttttcttcaaaatataaatagtttCTTCAtaatttgttatgaaaaaaggttgttttttagaaaaaatttgagTTGTTTCCAACTCTTCTTATAGTGTCTTCTGCGCAACGATTGAAAAGACAAAGACTTCAAAAACTTTCATGTTGTATCTAAATGTATGATAACTTCAAGGAGAATAAGccgaaaaaacaaaaaataaaaaaatgttctcCATGTTcccaaatagaattttgttcctgaAAATAATTGATAACTATATAagtattcttaaaaactattttttgattaCTGTTTTCAGAAAACATTGTGGAACAAAGCCTTGGTAATGAAAATTTTCGATTGGTTTACACAAAATTAGTTGGCCATTAGAAAGACCCCGTTTTTCTTGTTTGGAGCAACATACAGGTGACTCGATCAGATTATTCTAGTCCAGAATTTGCAGAACTTTTCATTTTCAGTAACTTTCAGCAGTTTCCTTCCCCTTCCCGTATTCTCCCAAAATCGAAACAGAGCCTAACTATTTTCCACTAAGCAAACACTCAACAAAACCAATCTAATTAGGTAATTCAATTTGCATAAAACCTACGCACTCACGCATAATCCACATCAAAACTTTTAAACAATCACACCCCGTTTGGTTGCAGAGAAAACGcagtaaaaacaaaataacgAAAATTTCTATCTCCATTTCGTTTCACTCACAGCCAAACAAGATCTTCTAGGACAAGTTCGAACTTACTGTTTTGTAGTGGTTTCTTGACGAAGGTGTCGAAGAAGAGCCAAGAAGAGGCGTCGAGAAAAGACCCACCGATCCGTACATCTTCTTCAACAAACTCACTCACTTCGATTCATCTCTCTGTCTCACACTCACTCACATAGAAAGATTTTATACATAGTACCGAGCACAGTGAAATGAATCTGTGCCCAAACACATATTCAGAGGATCGGAAAATCTCAACCGTCCAGAGCTCAGAATCACGTTCCCACTTTCCTTTGTGAGCAGGAAACGGAGAAAATAATCATATCAAGAAAAGCATTTTCAGAATGagaatttggttttattttttgttttctgaaaCGTTTCTTTTTTAGGGAatttgtcattttcttaatgatgatttgtttttatttttagttcatAAATTTGTTTCCTTTCTGAGAAATTTGTTGAccttttttaatgaaaatagtAATAGTTGTGGCCATTTAATCCTCAACAACCTTAAAGATATCATCtccccttttaaaaaaaattaaataaatactttaataaaagtaattaaacattaaataatttttttttatattactttgggttttatatgaaaaaacatAAGATCAAACAAACTTTCATGGGGGAATCGGGACAACCTgcaaatattatttgttttaaactCAAATGACTCTCATGGTTTTAAACACATATGTATTGGGTTAAAAAAGAATTCGTACTTATATaatgtgataaattttattatctatcaaatgtgagatatcacaattttaataaaattacaaaagaaaattatcaatttttaaaaaaatatttatgaagaTTCCTATTATGAGTGAGCCTAAAAGAGTTTTCGAGtgatttaaaaagaaatcaaaataattattttttatataaatttttccatgatttataaattatgtttctaaaaataGCTTGAAAATGACAATTGAacttttttatagaaaaataaataaattttgattgtaacgtttttattaaataattcaattaaataggggtttaaattttcaatcatgaGATCGAATTTTTAAGTATGAATCGGACACGAAAGGTATCGAGTATGAACTCCTAAAATTGGTCTCCtatcattaaaattttcaattaaatatagtatttaattttaaattcaataatttcgATACGCAAAGtatttagtataaatccaaAAGATTTTCAATTGGGCTGGGCTCCGATTAATCTTTTTTTATGGGCTTTAGGGCCTACCTTTAGGCTCAGTCTGGCTTTTCTTGGGCTCGGTTCAGCCAGCCCCTCATGAAATTTCGGGCGGCGCCAAGAAAATTTCCGTTTGTTTCTATCGTACCCCAAGTTTCCCGAGAAAATTTCAGCTGTGTTTCTTCCTGCTGCCGAAACAAGTTTTCCGGTGATAGTCGAGAAGATAAAAATGCTTGACTTTATTTTCCGTCAACATGTGTTATTATCTTACAGGAAAAAAAGAAACTCTAGGATTCATTTATACTGACAGTGCTCTGAGAAGAGAAATCCCAAAAGCATGCATAGATATGTGTAAGCATAATTTCTATCCTCAAATTTATAGAATGTGAGCATACAATGGCTTAATCTGAACATGCACTAACACCCGTTCTCTATATTTGATTTATCTGCACAGGTCTAGGGTTCCTTTGCGATCGATTTCTGACTCACTTTACTTATCAAAGTCATCTGTATacgtatttttattttccttaatttatagcttttgtattttgttttcacCGAGCCAAACCGAATTCAacactttgaaattttattttttgacaatTGATGTCATCACAGGATCAGAAGAATCTCGTGAGAAAATTGGAATCATTGAGGACTTTTACAACCTCAAGAGGTATTGTTAAACGTATGTTTAGCTAGAGGACACAATGAAGGGATTCTCGaacatataaatttctttacGTGCCCTTTTGTCTGTAATTTGTTGGAAATCCTGAATGAGGGTTGGATCTTCATTTGCAGATCACGATTGCTTCGGGTATGGAAGAAAATCAATTACCAGGCTCTTGCAGGTGCAAATTGTTGATGCACTTCGCTCAAACGAGAGAAGCAGGGCTTCGAGTTTGCTTTCAGAACTTGGCCGTGGAAACTACTCCTTAAGAGctgatgattttatttatattcttgAACACTGCTCAAAATCACCTGATCCCTTAGTAAgctgaaaaatgaatttttggtttgttttttggtaTCCCAGGAATTCAATTTTTGGATCATTGTTTTCTGCTACGTGTAGCTAATATAACAGACACATTGATATTATTGGGTATCTGGCTAGTTTATTATGTGTAATAAACTGGCAAATAGTGGCCTTGTTTGGCCTTTCAGTACAATGTGTTATATTGTTTAACCAAATGAGGTCTGCATAATGAAGTTTAGCTACAATTGGCAGGCTAGATGGGGTTGTGTTAGTGTgagattggctatgtggaaTTTGAGCCTTGGAATTTGAATTGAAGGCTCCTACTATGAATGAACAGTTTGATCCTTTACATGCCAGTAGATTTGGACTTAAAGTTGACTATGTAGAACCCAAATTCATTTAATCTAATTCATAGAATCATAGTAAAAGCAAGAATTTCAATTCCTCAGAATTGGACTTTTGAATCAGATCTGTTCTGTACAAGGAAGCAACCaagtttgattttatttatatgcataaaaatgatttttttaatgaattaaagTTAGGGGAAAACCATGCCTTGCTGCCATTATATTTAGCCCATTCATGCTACTGCATTAGGAGTGCAAGGATGGCATCCTCTTATAATttcttattagtttttattttttgcttgaAGGACATCTCATTCTTTCTCGTGCTAAATATTCCCTCCTTTAATGTCGTATTTcctatgaaaaaggaaaaaggatggCGTCCTCCATCTTTCTTGGCAtacataataatatttgaacTCTGATCCCAATGCAGTCAGTGGATACATCTTGGCTGTGACAGTTATGGGGGATTTTCCTTTTTCGTGCAGTTTGTCATGGAGATTTGGAGAATTATGGATGAAAAAGAGGTTCACGTGAACAATAGATGCTACATGCTTAGCATTCAAGCTCTCTGTAAAGGGGGTTACCTGGAGGAGGTATAAATGTATTCtatattttattgtattttctgTGCAATTTACTGGTTATGTATGGCTGATAATGACTGGTTCATGTCATTATTTTTTGACATCACAAGATAAATCCATGGAAACTGTGATTATCTGAGAATATCCCAACAAGTTGATCAATTAACTTATTGGGGAGAAGTAATTATTTGTTGATGCTATGAATACAATCTCCTGTTgagcaggaaaaaaaaaaagttttggatgGGTTTTCTAATTGAATAATATCTAGTTAGCTATTAATTGCTACTCTGCATCTTTATTTGTCTAACGCTGTTGGAATGCAATCACACTGATGCCTTCTTGCTTTACTTTCAGGcgtttaatttattgaattttgttGGAGAAAATCATGATATCCATCCTATTCTGCCTATGTACAATAATTTCTTGAGAGGATGTGTTCAAACAAGGAGTCTACTTCACGCCAACCAATGCTTGGATCTGATGGAGCACCAAGTACTGGGGAAGAATGAAGTAACGTATTCACAGTTTCTCAAGGTGTGTAAAGAAAAGATTCTTAGTATTATATTGTTCTGCTCTGTTTAGAAGCCACAAAGTGTTATCATGATTAAAATTGCGAACGCGCCATGActgttcatttttcttttggttgaGTTTTCGACTTTGTTTCTTGATGACTGAGgatattttatcattaaaaactGTTTCAATTGTGAATGTATTTTAAGTGAGTCTTAGTGCTTTGTCTTAAAAACCATCCTGTTGTAATGGTTTTacataatgttttaaaaaatggttaaaacatAATATTGCGCACGCATTTACTGTcacaaatttatttcatatgaagCATGAAATTAGGTGTCACCTGATACCGTATGTACCAATACATATTGGTATCACTATGAAAGTGTTGTAGACACATGGTGTTACAAAATGGTTGGCATTCATATTGTCTTGGAATATGCAATCAAATAGCAGGAAGTTAGTTTATGATACTTTTATGATACATTTCAAGTTGATTATTTGTTGTTGTTTCACACATTACTGATGGTTTTTAAGAATTATCTTCTTTTGGATATTGCTTTTCCATGTCACTGCCATTACTCAACATCAAACTTGTAAAATATCAATAGTCAAGTTTTACAAGGGTTGGCCAATATTTAAGATTGAAAATCTGCCTTTTGATATAGTATATTCTCCAAATGTGCCCTTGAGGGCTGGCTCAAGTTGTAAAGGGACGAGGAGGGTTTGTGGGGGGTTTCAGGTTCAAGTCCTAGTGGgaacaaaaaaatttacctatcaaaaaaaaaaaaaaaggtatattcTTCAAATGTCTAAGGAGAGCAACTCACTTCCAAAGTTGTTGAGGAACTTAGAAGAATTTACAGGGTGGTTTGGCTTTTGGTTATCATTCTTAATTGTAAGTGTCTTAGTGTGTTGGCAATTCCTagtcaaaattttcacttgTATACGCATAGCTCAGATGCTTCGAACCCCCTCCTGGACTTTTATTACTTCAAAAATAGTTGCAATGAAGATAGCTAGATGAAATGGTAAGTAATCTGAGTTGGTGGATGGTTCAAAAATTAATCAACCACatttaaatttgttatatttttattaaaaaaaaaaaaaaaaagatttgaagtTTAAGGGGTATCAAAACCTTTGCTCTAAGCCATTTGGCTTAAGGTTTGATCAATCCCACTTAAGGGTAATGGATTAATTGTTACCAAgaatggaaattttattttcaaattgatagCTAGGAAAGGGAACTACTAGATGATACTTTGCTGCTCTTACTCCAAGATTTTtgtattctaatatttttaatgaaaaaaataataataaaatagcaTAGTGGTAACAACTAATATTCTGGCATAGGATTCTAAGGCAATAGATTGATTCAGAAAGGGAGGTTGACTAAATACTGCACCGACTACCCCGACTTTCTTCTTTCATCTGCTTTAACCAGTTCACTTAAAGCGAGGGATGGTTGTCCAGGTCAATGGATTCTTTTCAGGTTTCAAGAAGGAGCTGACAAGAAACCTCAATCTGATATTGGACCAATCATGTTTCGATCacaatatataaaatttcatttttttttctaaattgatcTAAACCATTGCATTGGGTTTGAATTCTTGCTATTCAAACTCCTTTCCAAAATTAGGGAATCACAATAGTAAGAGCGAGGTGTGTCTCCTTGAGCTTCAAATTCTTTGTCAAATTGTGCATGCTTGTTTTAGTGAAAGTTTATTAGTATTTAAGTTAAATCTTGTTATAGTGGATTTATGTTTTTCATCAAAATGGGTTGATTTAATGTTGTTCTCCATCCCTACTCTCATTTATGGATCTTAAGAAGAGACTAAGATCATGTTTAAGGTGTTTCCAAAGGGGTTTTAGATGAGAACTTTATTTCCTAAGCTACTAGACAAGCAATCCATGAAAGGATTGGAGGTCTTATGTTAGGTGAAATCTTGTACACGTTATTTTCTTCATAGTAGATGTTGCGATTTTGATTGAcccatagttttttttaatctcttttcATAGATTTTTCACATTATGTCATTGTTTCTCATTTCTCTCAATCCTCTTTTAGTTCATTTTATCGTTGGAATTTCATACTTGTGGATAAGGGTTTATTTGCTATGTTGGGAGATTGCTGATATCATTTGCTTGTGGCTTGCATATATTGAATTGCTTGGGAGACCCTTGAAgcctcaagtggtaaagggttggaGTAAGTTTATGGGAGATTCactctttgaaaattttgttaggcACTTATTCATCTCCTTTCTAAGTTCAAGTCAAAACCATTTACAACACAAATGAGTACAAACATACCCTACCAACTCTTACGCAAGGTACACacactcactcactcactcaaCTTCACAACCTAGGTACTATAATTTGTACAACCAAAACCTAACAAAGAGTTAGTCCCACCCAAGCGCTAATCCATAATTGAGATTTACTTACATTAATCATAGGCCTTGAGGCCTAGTAAGGGATTAGGGTGGGgttgtgggaggttctaggttcaagtcctAGTGGGAAAAAATGGCTTACCTATTAGGTGGGGGGGAAAAAGTCTTAATCATAGGAGTCTCTGGGAAATTCAGGGTTAGGAAATATTTCTAACTTTCTATTACCTTTAGAAAATGGATTTCTAAATGTTCCCATTACATTTAGGTAAAGCATCCTCATATTgcatttattcatttgttttcttatgCTGAACCTGTTACTTTGGCATTGTTTCTCATGAGTTTTGAagtatttagaaaattttctgtCACATTCTTTTTGTTTCCATGTTGTCAAACTATCATATTTAAACTGGTAAATGTgccacacttttttttttttaccgcagtcaaaattttgtaattgattaagcaactgattttttttttttttttgcctgtGTTTCATCTTGCCAAATTGTGGGGGGTGGAACTGAAATTAGTGTACATCattattattctaattttttttttcagcttgCAGTTTTGCAGCAAAACCTGTCTGCTGCCCATAAAATTTGGAAGGAATATATGACATACTATAGTATGAGCATCATTTCTCTGCGGAAGTTTATTTGGTCCTTTACAAGGTTGAGAGATTTGGAATCGGCTTATGCAGCCTTGCAACATATGGTGGATTTGGTTTTCAAGGGAAGCATCTTTATCAATAAAAGTGCTGAAGGAAGGTTATGTTCTTCAAGATTGGACATTCCTATACCTAAGAATGGTGATATGGGTCTGAAGAGATGTATGGAGGAGAACGAACATTCTTTACCTTCTGTCTCTGATAATAGTAAGAAAATAGACTCTCATGCAAGTAATGTTGAGGActcaactattttttatatgggaAGTAAAGAAGATAAGGGTTTTGGCATAAATATGCTGGAAAAATATAAAGGCATGCCTGTAATGAAGGTTTTGAGGTGGTCTTTCAGTGATGTGATATATGCATGTGCACAAACTCAGAACTGTGGACTGGCAGAACAGTTAATCCTCCAGGTAGCACAACCTTTTTATGTGAAGTCttgattgtttatattattgTGACATATTCTTAATAGTCTAGCAGAAAAAACTATGAACCATGTTTGGGAATTTCCTCATTAAGATGGGCCAGCGCTCAGTCAAAGTGAAATTCCCAGATTATGGTAACATATCattgaaaattatgttttcctGTGGGCTCGAGTCAAAATTAGGTGTCAGGCCAAGGTTGTTAAAGGCATACTTTAAGTGTGCCTAGGCTCAAGGTGCAACCACTCCTTAGCTATAGCGCTTTGCCTACCAAGGTGTACACCTTGTTGGAGAGGGGTGCTTGTGTatcttatcttttcttttttaacactcttattcttgaaatttcttcctGTACATTGAAACTCTATATGATCACAttagtttttttgttggatGCTTCTTTTAAATGCTTGAAATCTTGAATTTTCTGTTGCTTGGATTGAAATTTGgatcatatttcataaaattcacATGCACCCTAGGTTGGGCCTCACTTCGCTCAAGCGCATGCTTACATTATGTCTTATGCCTAAGTCTGAGGAGACTTTTGTGCATATTAAAGTGCACCTAGCACTTTTCAAAACTATGTATGGGGCATAATATGATGTTTAGGCCATCAGAAATGGTTGGGAGAACATTAGAACTCACTCCCGCTTCATCGTAGGGGATGGTACtagagtgaaattttggaaggacttGTGGTGTGAAAATCAATCTCTGAAAGATGTTTTCCCAAACTTGTTTAATTTAGCAGTTAACAAAGAAGGTTGGGTTGCTGATGCTTGGGAGGAGGATGGAGTTAGGGGCAGCTGGGGGCTACGTTTTAATAGACacctaaatgattgggaggtgggggAAGTAGAAAGCTTGTTAAGCAAGTTTCATCCTTTGACCATTAGAAGAGGAGTGGATGACTTGCTTTGGTGGAGAGAGAATAAGAATGAAACTTTCTCAGTCAAGTCTTTTTATGGCTCGTTCTCAAGGGGCACTAGACCTCCTTTCCCGGCTAGAATTATCTGGACGCCTTGGGTTCCAACTAGGGCTAGCTTCTTTGGTTGGGAGACGGCTTGGAACAGGCTACTCACCATTGATCACCTAAAGAGAAGTGGTTGGAACATCCCCAACAGGTGCTATCTGTGCAAAAATGAAGAGGAAACCCATAGATCAACTTCTTTTGTTTTGTGAGAAGGCTAGAATGTTATGGCTTATGatcttttccctttttggggtgcaatgggtgatgcactcctctGTTAGGAGGAACCTCTTGGGATGACATGGTTtttttgtgggcaagaaaagggagaaagcttggagagctTCCCCCCTCTGCTTGTTGTGgaccatttggaaagaaaggaataggagGGCCTTCGACGATGTTGAGAGGAATGACCAAgaaattaaatctatttttttgtacacttttgtgaattgggttagggtgtatatagaggaacacactttctcttcgATTGATTTTGTAGACTGGTTAGCTACTAAGTAAGGGACATGCTTGTTGCCTTATTgtcttttgttcttttgttccCTGGTATACTCCGTGTATACTCTTGAGCCTCTTTggcttttaatgaaaattttcttttacctataaaaaaaataaaaaataatatgacgTTTAGGCTCATAACTGAACTTTCAGTAGCTTTCTTTTTTATGCACTTCCTTTAtactttttccccctttttctgCAGGCACATGGTTTATACTCTATTTGCTACAATATGTTGCCATTGTTTTATGTACTAAATTAAGGGACCCGTTTCTATGTAGATGCAAAACCTTGGGTTGGAACCATCATGCCATACATACGATGGCTTAATCAAAGCAATTGTCAGTGACAGAGGTTTCAGTGATGGCATGGAAGTGGTAAGTAGTACCAGTGTTGAAATAGACAATCATATTCAGGAGTTGTTTTACCCACTTGCTGCAAAAACTGTCTCATGGCCTTATTTTAATAGACTGCCTCCTCAACTTTCATTTTGACTGAGAAGTATGAGATTCTGTGTCTTTTATTCTTTTCGTGTTTCTGCAGTTAAAAACAATGCAACTGAGGAATTTGAAGCCATATGATTCAACTCTTGCTGCTCTTTCAATAGGTTCCAGCAAAGCTTTACAGCTGGATTTAGCAGAGTCTTTGCTGGATCAAATTTCCAGAATTTCATATGTTCATCCCTTTAATGCTTTTCTTGCAGCATGTGACACACTGGTGGGTTTATATTTTTGTAGACTGAAGCTTAATATCATCTTTGAGTCCATTCTTATATATCATCCTGAACAGAAAAGCATATTTTCTCGCATCTCAGTATTCAACCTCCATTCCTAATAAATTTGAACAGCCAATGAAGAAGTTGACCATTTGCTAGTAACTGTTTGctatctttaaatattttatgctGACAAAACAGTGGATTTTTGGTGCTAGTTTAGCATATGTTAATTGCCACTGATGCCCCATTTTTCAAATCTTGAGAGCAGCTcttatttttttggctcaatTAGTATTTATGTTCCACAGGGAGATTGAAATTAACTCAAAGCGGCTGTACAAGAACAGCCAAGATTAGTATCTGACTAGTTTTCTGCAATTTGATTTCCTAAAAATGTTCTGTTGTACCTCTCTTAAAATGTTAAATTCTCTTCTTTAAGTGGACTGTTATTGTTGGCTCCTCTCTTAAAATGTTGAATTCTCTTATTTAATGCAAAGTTTGTTGCATAAATTTTCAGGATCAACCTGAACGTGCTGTTCCAATACTGTCTAAGATGAAACAACTGAAGCTTCAGCCAAATGTTGGAACATATGAGCTGCTATTCTCCCTATTTGGTAATGTGAATGCGCCATATGAGGAGGGGAATATGTTGTCACAGGTTGATGTCGCTAGAAGGATAAAGGCTATAGAAATGGACATGATGAATAATGGCATTCAACACAGTCATTTATCAATGAAGAACTTGGTATGCCTCTATTCTTTGtgtttgctatttatttttactttcttttgcTATAAATGTTCACAATATTGCTTCAACAATGTAATCATACAAAGATCaaacttctttctttttgtctttttgcaCTTCGACCTATTTGAATATACCTAGTGTGACCACATGTAGTTCACATTTATTATTTGCAATAGACCTATAGGATGATTCTGATAGGCCTCCTATACATTATGTGTATAATAGAAAAGGGAAGAGGAATATACTGCCACCTGGTAGTTAGTTGTAACAGCCTTAGTGTAGGCTAGGTCACAATTGGATACGGGCTGGGGATGGTTTAAATAGGAAAAGAGGGGGAATTACAGGAAAGGGAATATTGTGGATCTGGTAAGGGAGTGATAGCCTCTCGAATAGCTATCTAAGGAAGTTGGGACTCTTGTTTcttgaaattcaataataattctCCATTAGATACCTATcaatttggtatcagagcatcgATCCAGATGGCTCAGAAAAGGAATGAAGGTCGGGTGGATTGCCTAGAGAAGGAAGTTGGAGAAATTAGAG contains the following coding sequences:
- the LOC100262486 gene encoding pentatricopeptide repeat-containing protein At1g76280 isoform X6; amino-acid sequence: MHRYVSRVPLRSISDSLYLSKSSVYDQKNLVRKLESLRTFTTSRGIVKHHDCFGYGRKSITRLLQVQIVDALRSNERSRASSLLSELGRGNYSLRADDFIYILEHCSKSPDPLFVMEIWRIMDEKEVHVNNRCYMLSIQALCKGGYLEEAFNLLNFVGENHDIHPILPMYNNFLRGCVQTRSLLHANQCLDLMEHQVLGKNEVTYSQFLKLAVLQQNLSAAHKIWKEYMTYYSMSIISLRKFIWSFTRLRDLESAYAALQHMVDLVFKGSIFINKSAEGRLCSSRLDIPIPKNGDMGLKRCMEENEHSLPSVSDNSKKIDSHASNVEDSTIFYMGSKEDKGFGINMLEKYKGMPVMKVLRWSFSDVIYACAQTQNCGLAEQLILQMQNLGLEPSCHTYDGLIKAIVSDRGFSDGMEVLKTMQLRNLKPYDSTLAALSIGSSKALQLDLAESLLDQISRISYVHPFNAFLAACDTLDQPERAVPILSKMKQLKLQPNVGTYELLFSLFGNVNAPYEEGNMLSQVDVARRIKAIEMDMMNNGIQHSHLSMKNLLKALGAEGMIRELMQYLHVAENQFFRTNTYLGTPIYNTVLHSLVEAKESHIAIEIFKNMISRSLPRDAATYNIMIDCCSTIKCYKSACALVSMMMRDGFLPWTLTYTALIKFYSNTLIHAKLKQRLTRELGPWAGNEQREVLVSISCLVCLKFQPLFFYKTTLSGIIIRLL
- the LOC100262486 gene encoding pentatricopeptide repeat-containing protein At1g76280 isoform X3 is translated as MHRYVSRVPLRSISDSLYLSKSSVYDQKNLVRKLESLRTFTTSRDHDCFGYGRKSITRLLQVQIVDALRSNERSRASSLLSELGRGNYSLRADDFIYILEHCSKSPDPLFVMEIWRIMDEKEVHVNNRCYMLSIQALCKGGYLEEAFNLLNFVGENHDIHPILPMYNNFLRGCVQTRSLLHANQCLDLMEHQVLGKNEVTYSQFLKLAVLQQNLSAAHKIWKEYMTYYSMSIISLRKFIWSFTRLRDLESAYAALQHMVDLVFKGSIFINKSAEGRLCSSRLDIPIPKNGDMGLKRCMEENEHSLPSVSDNSKKIDSHASNVEDSTIFYMGSKEDKGFGINMLEKYKGMPVMKVLRWSFSDVIYACAQTQNCGLAEQLILQMQNLGLEPSCHTYDGLIKAIVSDRGFSDGMEVLKTMQLRNLKPYDSTLAALSIGSSKALQLDLAESLLDQISRISYVHPFNAFLAACDTLDQPERAVPILSKMKQLKLQPNVGTYELLFSLFGNVNAPYEEGNMLSQVDVARRIKAIEMDMMNNGIQHSHLSMKNLLKALGAEGMIRELMQYLHVAENQFFRTNTYLGTPIYNTVLHSLVEAKESHIAIEIFKNMISRSLPRDAATYNIMIDCCSTIKCYKSACALVSMMMRDGFLPWTLTYTALIKILLEREDFDEALNLLDQARLEEIPSDVLLYNTILQKACLKGRIDLIELVAEQMHQEKIQPDPSTCYYVFSSYVDGGFFSTALESLQVLSMRMISEDNSTLEEKRTELEDFIHSEDKDAESQILQFFKGSDENLAIALLNLRWCAISGSPISWTPNESLWARRLFNSHGSRKRAS
- the LOC100262486 gene encoding pentatricopeptide repeat-containing protein At1g76280 isoform X1, translated to MHRYVSRVPLRSISDSLYLSKSSVYDQKNLVRKLESLRTFTTSRGIVKHHDCFGYGRKSITRLLQVQIVDALRSNERSRASSLLSELGRGNYSLRADDFIYILEHCSKSPDPLFVMEIWRIMDEKEVHVNNRCYMLSIQALCKGGYLEEAFNLLNFVGENHDIHPILPMYNNFLRGCVQTRSLLHANQCLDLMEHQVLGKNEVTYSQFLKLAVLQQNLSAAHKIWKEYMTYYSMSIISLRKFIWSFTRLRDLESAYAALQHMVDLVFKGSIFINKSAEGRLCSSRLDIPIPKNGDMGLKRCMEENEHSLPSVSDNSKKIDSHASNVEDSTIFYMGSKEDKGFGINMLEKYKGMPVMKVLRWSFSDVIYACAQTQNCGLAEQLILQMQNLGLEPSCHTYDGLIKAIVSDRGFSDGMEVLKTMQLRNLKPYDSTLAALSIGSSKALQLDLAESLLDQISRISYVHPFNAFLAACDTLDQPERAVPILSKMKQLKLQPNVGTYELLFSLFGNVNAPYEEGNMLSQVDVARRIKAIEMDMMNNGIQHSHLSMKNLLKALGAEGMIRELMQYLHVAENQFFRTNTYLGTPIYNTVLHSLVEAKESHIAIEIFKNMISRSLPRDAATYNIMIDCCSTIKCYKSACALVSMMMRDGFLPWTLTYTALIKILLEREDFDEALNLLDQARLEEIPSDVLLYNTILQKACLKGRIDLIELVAEQMHQEKIQPDPSTCYYVFSSYVDGGFFSTALESLQVLSMRMISEDNSTLEEKRTELEDFIHSEDKDAESQILQFFKGSDENLAIALLNLRWCAISGSPISWTPNESLWARRLFNSHGSRKRAS
- the LOC100262486 gene encoding pentatricopeptide repeat-containing protein At1g76280 isoform X2, which translates into the protein MHRYVSRVPLRSISDSLYLSKSSDQKNLVRKLESLRTFTTSRGIVKHHDCFGYGRKSITRLLQVQIVDALRSNERSRASSLLSELGRGNYSLRADDFIYILEHCSKSPDPLFVMEIWRIMDEKEVHVNNRCYMLSIQALCKGGYLEEAFNLLNFVGENHDIHPILPMYNNFLRGCVQTRSLLHANQCLDLMEHQVLGKNEVTYSQFLKLAVLQQNLSAAHKIWKEYMTYYSMSIISLRKFIWSFTRLRDLESAYAALQHMVDLVFKGSIFINKSAEGRLCSSRLDIPIPKNGDMGLKRCMEENEHSLPSVSDNSKKIDSHASNVEDSTIFYMGSKEDKGFGINMLEKYKGMPVMKVLRWSFSDVIYACAQTQNCGLAEQLILQMQNLGLEPSCHTYDGLIKAIVSDRGFSDGMEVLKTMQLRNLKPYDSTLAALSIGSSKALQLDLAESLLDQISRISYVHPFNAFLAACDTLDQPERAVPILSKMKQLKLQPNVGTYELLFSLFGNVNAPYEEGNMLSQVDVARRIKAIEMDMMNNGIQHSHLSMKNLLKALGAEGMIRELMQYLHVAENQFFRTNTYLGTPIYNTVLHSLVEAKESHIAIEIFKNMISRSLPRDAATYNIMIDCCSTIKCYKSACALVSMMMRDGFLPWTLTYTALIKILLEREDFDEALNLLDQARLEEIPSDVLLYNTILQKACLKGRIDLIELVAEQMHQEKIQPDPSTCYYVFSSYVDGGFFSTALESLQVLSMRMISEDNSTLEEKRTELEDFIHSEDKDAESQILQFFKGSDENLAIALLNLRWCAISGSPISWTPNESLWARRLFNSHGSRKRAS